A genome region from Candidatus Manganitrophaceae bacterium includes the following:
- the metG gene encoding methionine--tRNA ligase, with product MKKKNTFYITTPIYYVNDAPHIGHAYTTIAADVLARYHRMKGDEVFFLTGTDEHGQKVAQAASARGVSPQAHADEWVEQYQSLWKQLGISNDDFIRTTEGRHRQVVQAALNHLWEKGEIYEDTYKGWYCMPDERFWTEKDLVGGNCPDCGRGVEPLSERNYFFRMGKYQTQLQEHIRANPEFIRPETRRNEVLGFLEKPLGDLCISRPERRLSWGIPLPFDSEYVTYVWFDALVNYISTPGFLRDPVGFQHWWPANLHLVGKDILTTHSVYWSTMLMALGLSLPKGVFAHGWWTVNSEKMSKSLGNVVKPAEMIASFGVDPFRYFLLREVPFGQDGDFSREGLINRINSDLANDLGNLLSRTLTMVERYSGGRIPLASADGEREDDLELKKRVQALPEKVAEAMRNLEFQKGLTAIWQVVREANRYIERAAPWSLAKDPKQETRLHAVLYNTAEAVRIISVFITPFMPKTATEMFRQLGLPDLGQGPDLAEAIRWGGLSAGQKIAKGESLFPRIKLSEPKRPGVDTNVPSSKKEKKFSPPPSQGLISYDEFSKLDLRVGVIQSAEKVPDSKKLLKLQVDIGTERRQVVAGIATKYTPDELLGKRVILVANLKPAKIRGVESEGMLLAAGEKEVLEVATFLEEIPPGTKVR from the coding sequence ATGAAGAAAAAGAACACGTTTTATATCACAACCCCAATTTATTATGTTAATGACGCTCCTCACATCGGACATGCGTATACGACGATTGCGGCCGATGTCCTCGCTCGTTATCACCGCATGAAGGGGGATGAGGTCTTTTTCCTGACGGGGACGGATGAGCACGGCCAGAAAGTGGCACAGGCAGCCTCTGCCAGAGGTGTTTCTCCACAAGCACACGCAGATGAATGGGTTGAGCAGTATCAAAGTTTATGGAAGCAACTGGGGATCTCCAACGACGATTTTATTCGGACGACGGAAGGACGTCATCGACAGGTGGTTCAGGCTGCGCTGAACCACCTATGGGAAAAGGGTGAGATCTATGAGGATACCTATAAGGGATGGTATTGCATGCCCGATGAACGTTTCTGGACAGAAAAGGATCTTGTCGGCGGGAATTGCCCCGATTGCGGGCGTGGTGTTGAGCCCCTTTCAGAACGGAATTACTTTTTCAGGATGGGAAAATACCAGACACAGCTTCAAGAGCACATTCGCGCAAACCCTGAATTTATCCGGCCGGAAACAAGGCGAAATGAGGTTCTTGGTTTTCTTGAAAAGCCTCTAGGGGATCTCTGCATTTCCCGTCCGGAACGGCGTCTTTCCTGGGGGATTCCGCTTCCCTTTGATTCGGAATATGTGACCTATGTCTGGTTTGATGCCCTGGTGAACTACATCTCGACCCCGGGGTTTTTGAGAGATCCGGTGGGCTTCCAACACTGGTGGCCGGCGAATCTCCATCTTGTCGGAAAAGACATCCTGACTACCCATTCAGTCTACTGGTCCACGATGCTGATGGCGCTGGGTCTTTCCTTGCCGAAAGGCGTTTTTGCCCATGGATGGTGGACCGTGAACTCTGAAAAGATGTCAAAGAGCCTCGGGAATGTGGTTAAGCCCGCGGAGATGATTGCCTCCTTCGGCGTGGATCCCTTTCGCTATTTTCTCCTGCGGGAAGTTCCCTTTGGTCAGGATGGAGATTTTTCGCGGGAGGGGCTCATCAATCGCATCAATAGCGATCTGGCCAATGATCTTGGAAACCTCCTTTCTCGCACGCTGACGATGGTGGAGCGGTATAGTGGAGGACGGATACCCTTAGCTTCTGCTGACGGTGAGAGAGAAGACGATCTGGAATTAAAGAAGAGGGTGCAGGCCTTGCCGGAGAAGGTGGCGGAGGCGATGAGAAACCTCGAATTTCAGAAGGGACTGACTGCAATATGGCAGGTTGTGCGGGAGGCCAACCGATATATCGAAAGGGCGGCCCCATGGAGTTTGGCGAAAGATCCAAAACAGGAAACGCGCCTACATGCGGTTCTTTACAATACTGCCGAGGCGGTTCGAATTATTTCAGTTTTTATCACTCCCTTTATGCCGAAGACGGCGACTGAGATGTTCCGCCAGTTGGGTTTACCGGACCTGGGACAAGGGCCTGATCTTGCTGAGGCGATCCGATGGGGCGGGCTTTCTGCCGGTCAGAAGATCGCCAAAGGAGAATCGCTCTTTCCCCGGATCAAGCTGAGTGAGCCAAAGAGGCCCGGTGTTGACACAAATGTGCCTTCTTCGAAAAAGGAGAAGAAGTTCTCACCACCTCCCTCCCAGGGTCTGATCTCTTACGATGAGTTCAGTAAACTCGATCTCCGTGTGGGGGTTATTCAGTCGGCTGAAAAGGTTCCCGACTCAAAGAAACTCTTGAAGCTTCAGGTCGATATCGGCACAGAGAGGCGACAGGTTGTGGCCGGGATTGCAACGAAATATACTCCGGATGAATTGCTTGGAAAGCGGGTTATTCTGGTCGCCAATCTGAAACCCGCGAAGATCCGGGGCGTGGAGTCGGAAGGAATGTTGCTGGCGGCAGGGGAGAAAGAGGTCCTCGAAGTGGCAACCTTTCTAGAGGAGATCCCACCGGGGACAAAGGTTCGGTAA
- a CDS encoding TatD family deoxyribonuclease yields the protein MLIDTHTHIADPEFDEDREEVIQRALAAGVYRMILIGTNLLSSQRAVALAEKYSFLWAAVGLHPHDAKDLDDDLLNAFDHLADHPKVVAIGETGLDYFYNHSPSEIQKAAFVEQIRLAKKKQLPLVVHTRDAWKDTFDLLKKEDVREYAEAVGAVFHCFTGDKAVAEEGIGFGFHLSFSGIMTFPKATPIQEAAAGIPLDKVLIETDAPYLAPQGKRGKRNEPAFVGLIAEKLAHLRDCPISAISQATSDNANRIFNLPSPE from the coding sequence TTGTTGATTGATACGCACACTCATATTGCCGATCCCGAATTTGATGAGGATCGGGAGGAGGTTATCCAGCGCGCCCTGGCGGCGGGTGTTTACAGAATGATTCTGATCGGGACCAACCTCCTCTCAAGCCAAAGAGCGGTTGCCCTGGCAGAAAAATATTCTTTTCTCTGGGCGGCCGTCGGGCTGCACCCGCATGATGCCAAAGATTTGGACGATGATCTTCTGAACGCGTTCGACCATCTAGCGGATCATCCCAAAGTGGTGGCCATCGGGGAGACCGGGTTGGACTATTTCTACAACCATTCCCCCTCAGAGATCCAAAAGGCTGCATTTGTTGAGCAGATCCGGCTGGCAAAGAAAAAGCAGCTTCCCCTGGTGGTCCATACCCGTGATGCCTGGAAAGATACGTTTGATCTTTTAAAAAAAGAAGACGTCCGGGAATATGCCGAAGCGGTCGGGGCCGTCTTTCATTGTTTTACGGGAGACAAGGCGGTTGCAGAGGAAGGAATCGGATTCGGGTTTCACCTCTCTTTCTCCGGGATCATGACCTTTCCGAAAGCGACGCCGATTCAGGAAGCCGCGGCAGGTATCCCGCTTGATAAAGTGCTGATCGAGACGGATGCCCCCTATCTGGCACCTCAGGGAAAGCGCGGAAAGCGAAATGAGCCGGCATTTGTTGGTCTCATTGCCGAGAAGCTGGCCCATCTCCGGGATTGTCCGATTTCCGCAATTTCACAGGCCACTTCTGACAACGCCAACAGAATTTTCAATCTGCCCTCTCCGGAATAA
- a CDS encoding citrate synthase: MTEYSPGLAGVPAARSKISSLDGIKGILEYRGIRIETLAEKSHFIETAYLLIFGKLPTTDELIRFDQDLRNHRRIKYRIVDLIKCLPENGHPMDALQAAVAALGMFYPDKDVLDPRIQYISAVRLIAKLPTIVAAYARLRRGDDNIQPRDDLGTTENFLYMLSGKVPDKVTSGILDTCLILHAEHTMNASTFSGLVTASTLADPYTVISSAIGTLEGPLHGGANERVLTMLEEIGSVDKVRPYIEAKLKAKKKIMGMGHRVYKVKDPRAIILQRLTKQLFKHVGVSPLYEIAVEMEKIVEEHLSTKKVYANIDFYSGILYQAMGIEPDTFTPIFAMSRVSGWLAHAIEQVQDNHIFRPKEIYEGEHDLSYKPISER, from the coding sequence ATGACGGAATATTCACCTGGATTGGCCGGCGTTCCCGCAGCACGATCAAAGATCAGTTCTCTGGACGGCATAAAGGGGATTCTGGAATACCGGGGAATCCGGATAGAAACCCTTGCAGAAAAGAGCCATTTTATTGAAACGGCCTACCTTCTTATTTTTGGGAAATTGCCCACGACAGACGAACTCATCCGCTTCGACCAGGACCTCCGTAATCATCGGCGCATTAAATACCGAATTGTCGATCTGATCAAGTGTCTTCCGGAGAACGGGCATCCCATGGACGCCTTACAGGCTGCGGTAGCCGCACTCGGGATGTTCTACCCAGACAAGGATGTCCTTGATCCCAGGATTCAATACATCTCTGCCGTTCGCCTCATTGCCAAGCTTCCAACCATCGTCGCGGCTTACGCGCGACTCCGGCGCGGGGACGACAATATTCAACCCAGAGATGATCTTGGCACAACGGAAAATTTTCTGTACATGCTCTCAGGAAAGGTCCCGGACAAGGTGACTTCTGGAATTCTCGACACCTGCCTCATCCTGCATGCAGAACACACAATGAATGCCTCCACTTTTAGCGGTCTTGTCACTGCCTCAACCCTTGCGGACCCCTATACGGTCATCTCCTCCGCGATTGGAACCTTGGAGGGACCGCTACATGGCGGCGCAAACGAGCGCGTTCTGACCATGCTGGAAGAGATCGGTTCTGTTGATAAAGTACGCCCTTACATCGAAGCCAAACTCAAGGCAAAAAAAAAAATCATGGGAATGGGGCATCGGGTCTACAAGGTCAAAGACCCACGGGCCATTATTCTCCAAAGGCTGACCAAGCAACTGTTCAAGCACGTCGGAGTTTCTCCCTTATACGAGATCGCCGTCGAGATGGAAAAGATCGTAGAAGAACATCTCTCCACCAAGAAGGTTTATGCAAATATCGATTTTTACTCCGGCATCCTCTATCAGGCGATGGGGATCGAGCCGGACACCTTCACACCCATTTTTGCAATGTCCAGAGTCTCCGGATGGCTTGCTCATGCGATCGAACAGGTCCAGGACAATCATATCTTTCGACCAAAAGAAATATATGAAGGAGAACATGACCTGTCCTATAAGCCGATCTCTGAGCGATAA